A single Pseudodesulfovibrio aespoeensis Aspo-2 DNA region contains:
- a CDS encoding polyprenyl synthetase family protein produces the protein MNELLRYFQRELPGINQFLDAEAEALNGLVRDVAKHIIGSGGKRIRPMLTLLFARAMGYDRDDYHAIACSLELLHSATLLHDDYLDDAELRRGRSAAHLVFGRTETILAGDALLALANEMGARYGNARLCWLLARGIMETAVGEIEEIRFSKHPTLDREAYMNIIIGKTARLIECACRCGAALAGATPEQEDAAGEYGLNLGIAFQLVDDALDYASPTSETGKPEGGDLREGKVTLPLILFMEDGDEAASETLLGLMRDGELTEEQCAEILAQVQDAGCPQRTRDEAAHYVERAKACLAGFPPGEPVTVLGQAADYVLTRTK, from the coding sequence ATGAACGAACTGCTGCGCTACTTCCAGAGGGAACTCCCCGGAATCAACCAATTCCTTGACGCCGAGGCCGAGGCCCTGAATGGACTGGTGCGGGATGTCGCCAAGCACATCATCGGCTCCGGCGGCAAGCGCATCCGGCCCATGCTGACCCTGCTCTTTGCCCGCGCCATGGGTTATGATCGGGATGATTATCACGCCATCGCCTGCTCGCTGGAGCTGCTCCACTCGGCCACCCTGCTGCACGACGACTACCTGGACGATGCCGAACTGCGGCGTGGCCGGTCCGCCGCGCATCTGGTCTTTGGCCGCACCGAGACCATCCTGGCCGGCGATGCCCTGCTGGCCCTGGCCAATGAGATGGGCGCCCGCTACGGCAACGCCCGGCTCTGCTGGCTGCTGGCCCGGGGGATCATGGAGACCGCGGTGGGCGAGATCGAGGAGATCCGGTTCTCCAAGCATCCCACCCTGGACCGCGAGGCGTACATGAACATCATCATCGGCAAGACCGCCCGGCTCATCGAGTGCGCCTGCCGGTGCGGCGCGGCCCTGGCCGGGGCCACCCCGGAGCAGGAGGACGCGGCGGGCGAATATGGCCTCAACCTGGGCATCGCCTTCCAATTGGTGGACGACGCCCTGGACTACGCCTCGCCCACCTCGGAAACGGGCAAGCCAGAGGGCGGCGACCTGCGCGAGGGCAAGGTGACCCTGCCCCTGATCCTGTTCATGGAGGACGGCGACGAGGCGGCCAGCGAGACCCTGCTCGGCCTGATGCGCGACGGCGAGTTGACCGAAGAGCAGTGCGCCGAGATCCTGGCCCAGGTCCAGGACGCGGGCTGTCCGCAGCGCACCCGCGACGAGGCCGCCCACTACGTCGAGCGCGCCAAGGCATGCCTTGCGGGCTTCCCCCCTGGCGAGCCGGTCACCGTGCTCGGGCAGGCCGCGGATTACGTGCTGACCAGAACCAAGTGA
- a CDS encoding FprA family A-type flavoprotein produces MRPVQLKDGVYWVGVVDWNRRNFHGYSKSPMGTTYNNFLILDDKVTLVDTVAEEFWGTLQCNVAQVLGADRKIDYFVINHLEPDHAGCLALAIEKYRPEKIYTSPMGQKAMMAHFHYKDWPVEVVPTGSSISLGKRTLKFIEARMLHWPDSMLTYCPEDRILYCNDAFGQNWATSERWADEVDRHTLEELMKAYYANIVLPYSPVVLKILAALAEMKLEIDMICPDHGLMLRGDDVPWAIAKYIEYAEQKPKNRAVIVYDTMWHSTEKMAGAVASGLADAGVSVRIMSMKANHHSEVMAEVFDAAAVIFGSPTHNNGILPLMADMLTYMKGLRPQNKIGSAIGSFGWSGECTKILTQWIEDMGMELVAPVKVKNVPDHEALAQCYEQGKAIAEAIKAKLN; encoded by the coding sequence ATGAGACCTGTTCAGCTAAAAGACGGTGTGTACTGGGTCGGGGTCGTGGACTGGAACCGTCGAAATTTCCACGGCTATTCCAAGTCACCCATGGGCACGACCTACAACAATTTCCTCATCCTCGACGACAAGGTGACCCTGGTGGACACCGTGGCCGAGGAGTTCTGGGGCACCCTCCAGTGCAATGTGGCCCAGGTTCTGGGCGCGGACCGGAAGATCGACTATTTTGTCATCAATCACCTGGAGCCGGACCACGCGGGCTGCCTCGCCCTGGCCATTGAGAAATACCGGCCCGAGAAAATTTACACCTCGCCCATGGGCCAGAAGGCCATGATGGCCCACTTCCACTATAAAGACTGGCCGGTCGAGGTGGTGCCCACCGGCAGCTCCATCAGCCTGGGCAAGCGCACCCTCAAGTTCATCGAGGCGCGCATGCTCCACTGGCCCGACTCCATGCTGACCTATTGCCCGGAAGACAGGATTCTTTACTGCAACGACGCCTTTGGCCAGAACTGGGCCACCAGCGAACGCTGGGCCGACGAGGTGGACCGCCATACCCTTGAGGAGCTGATGAAGGCTTACTACGCCAACATCGTGCTGCCCTACTCGCCGGTGGTGCTCAAGATCCTGGCCGCGCTGGCCGAGATGAAGCTTGAGATCGACATGATCTGCCCGGACCATGGGCTGATGCTGCGCGGCGACGATGTGCCCTGGGCCATTGCCAAGTACATCGAGTATGCGGAACAGAAGCCGAAGAACCGGGCCGTCATCGTCTACGACACCATGTGGCACTCCACCGAGAAGATGGCCGGGGCCGTGGCCAGCGGACTGGCCGACGCGGGCGTGTCCGTGCGCATCATGTCCATGAAGGCAAATCATCACTCCGAGGTCATGGCCGAGGTGTTCGACGCCGCTGCCGTGATTTTTGGCTCGCCCACGCACAACAACGGCATCCTGCCGCTCATGGCCGACATGCTGACCTACATGAAGGGGCTGCGGCCCCAGAACAAGATCGGCTCGGCCATTGGCTCGTTCGGCTGGTCCGGCGAGTGCACCAAGATCCTGACCCAGTGGATCGAGGACATGGGCATGGAGCTGGTGGCCCCGGTCAAGGTCAAAAACGTGCCTGATCACGAGGCCCTGGCCCAGTGCTATGAACAGGGCAAGGCCATAGCCGAGGCCATCAAGGCCAAGCTCAATTAA
- the rbr gene encoding rubrerythrin: MSLKGTRTEKNLLIAFVGESQARNRYTYFASKAKNEGYVQISKIFEETANHEKEHAKRLFKFLEGGEVEITASFPAGVIGSTLENLREAAAGENHEYTEMYPEFAKIAREEGFPAIAAVMEHIAIAERYHEERYKSLIANIENNRVFTKDSQIVWRCQNCGYNHTGVSAPDRCPACDHPQAHFEIKDTNW, encoded by the coding sequence GTGTCGCTCAAAGGAACCCGTACCGAGAAGAATCTGCTCATCGCCTTTGTGGGCGAGTCGCAGGCCCGCAACAGATACACCTACTTCGCCAGCAAGGCCAAGAACGAAGGATACGTCCAGATTTCCAAGATATTCGAGGAAACGGCCAACCATGAGAAGGAACACGCCAAGCGGCTCTTCAAGTTCCTTGAGGGTGGCGAGGTGGAGATCACCGCATCCTTCCCGGCGGGCGTCATCGGCTCCACCCTGGAGAACCTCAGGGAGGCCGCCGCTGGTGAGAACCATGAATACACCGAGATGTACCCGGAGTTCGCCAAGATCGCCCGCGAGGAGGGCTTCCCGGCCATTGCGGCGGTCATGGAGCACATCGCCATCGCCGAGAGATATCACGAGGAGCGCTACAAATCCCTCATCGCCAATATCGAGAACAACCGCGTGTTCACCAAAGACAGTCAAATCGTCTGGCGGTGCCAGAACTGCGGATACAATCACACCGGTGTGTCCGCCCCTGACCGTTGCCCGGCTTGCGACCATCCCCAGGCCCATTTCGAGATCAAGGACACCAACTGGTAA
- a CDS encoding methyl-accepting chemotaxis protein has product MKIINQSLGVKVILLSSLLTIIAFTGLFIYNSYSTYTHTLHEVEVAAERVGDMLYMAIEDPMGVGDNEGTARKFQELSERYVDTSAYLTDYKGEITYSTKADVVRKDIFEVRQENGLPDMMREGLETPVIKGELMEIDGKLQFAEVKTIENSPSCYHCHGKTRKILGALVLTVDVSPQFDALKANQIRSAGISVLGVVALLTALIVFMRKSVVNRITSIASTTEEVSKGNLEAKFTVSGEDELGSLSRYLGEMVSQIKDQLQYNKSVLDGIVVPLFVTDAEERLQFVNEPLQEILGLTGADVKGRRVPDVFECEPGDETCDAAHVIASGVTISGNFHYRRADGTTFPLHFEASPLNDAEGRTVGAICVLIDLTREEQDRKNIEAQQENLLVVANQVTEVANKLNAASDVLSQQMANLARGVDTTADQTSQVATAMEEMNATVLEVAKNASETADASGRANKVAADGGIVVGKTVAEINTVAEITESLAEALASLSTRAENIGKVMAVINDIADQTNLLALNAAIEAARAGEAGRGFAVVADEVRKLAEKTMTATKEVEGAISLIQQSTTAVVKEMDTVKERVLNTSGMAKEAGGVLDQIVTHSDSIADMVRGIATAAEQQSATSDEINTSVTHINELSQEILTGIRESNKGIQEVSEMAQHLSELVAKFRN; this is encoded by the coding sequence ATGAAAATCATCAATCAGTCCCTGGGCGTCAAGGTCATACTCCTGTCATCGCTGCTCACCATCATCGCGTTTACAGGGCTTTTCATTTACAATTCCTACTCCACCTACACGCACACGCTCCACGAGGTGGAGGTGGCGGCCGAGCGCGTGGGCGACATGCTCTACATGGCCATCGAAGATCCCATGGGCGTGGGCGACAACGAAGGCACGGCCCGCAAGTTCCAGGAACTCTCGGAGCGCTACGTCGACACCAGCGCCTATCTCACCGACTACAAGGGCGAGATCACCTACTCCACCAAGGCGGATGTGGTCCGCAAGGACATATTTGAAGTCCGGCAGGAGAACGGCCTGCCCGACATGATGCGCGAGGGGCTGGAAACCCCGGTGATCAAGGGCGAGCTCATGGAGATCGACGGCAAGCTCCAGTTTGCCGAGGTCAAGACCATCGAGAACAGTCCGTCGTGCTACCACTGCCACGGCAAGACGCGCAAGATCCTGGGCGCCCTGGTGCTGACCGTGGATGTCAGCCCGCAGTTCGACGCGCTCAAGGCCAACCAGATCCGGTCTGCGGGCATCTCCGTGCTCGGCGTGGTGGCCCTGCTGACCGCCCTGATCGTCTTCATGCGAAAGAGCGTGGTCAACCGCATCACCAGCATCGCCTCCACCACCGAAGAAGTGAGCAAGGGCAATCTTGAGGCCAAATTCACCGTGTCCGGCGAGGACGAGCTGGGCAGCCTGTCGCGCTACCTGGGCGAGATGGTCTCCCAGATCAAGGACCAGCTCCAGTACAACAAGAGCGTGCTTGATGGCATCGTGGTCCCGCTCTTCGTGACCGATGCCGAGGAGAGGCTCCAGTTTGTCAACGAGCCGTTGCAGGAGATCCTGGGCCTGACCGGGGCGGACGTGAAGGGCCGCAGGGTGCCGGACGTGTTCGAGTGCGAGCCCGGCGACGAGACCTGCGACGCGGCCCATGTCATCGCCAGCGGCGTGACCATATCCGGCAACTTCCACTATCGCAGGGCCGACGGCACCACCTTCCCGCTCCACTTCGAGGCGTCGCCGCTCAACGATGCCGAGGGCAGGACCGTGGGCGCCATCTGCGTGCTCATCGACCTGACCCGCGAGGAGCAGGACCGCAAGAATATAGAGGCCCAGCAGGAGAACCTGCTCGTGGTGGCCAACCAGGTGACCGAGGTTGCCAACAAGCTCAATGCGGCTTCGGACGTTCTCTCGCAGCAGATGGCAAATCTGGCGCGCGGGGTGGACACCACCGCCGACCAGACCAGCCAGGTGGCCACGGCCATGGAGGAGATGAACGCCACGGTTCTTGAGGTGGCCAAGAACGCCTCGGAGACGGCGGATGCCTCGGGCCGGGCCAACAAGGTGGCTGCGGACGGCGGCATAGTGGTCGGCAAGACCGTGGCCGAGATCAACACCGTGGCCGAGATCACCGAGAGTTTGGCCGAGGCGTTGGCATCACTCTCGACCCGGGCCGAGAACATCGGCAAGGTCATGGCCGTGATCAACGACATCGCAGACCAGACCAACCTGCTGGCGCTCAACGCGGCCATCGAGGCTGCGCGCGCGGGCGAGGCGGGCCGCGGGTTCGCCGTGGTCGCCGACGAGGTGCGCAAGCTGGCCGAGAAGACCATGACCGCCACCAAGGAAGTGGAGGGGGCCATCTCGCTCATCCAGCAGTCCACCACGGCTGTGGTCAAGGAGATGGACACGGTCAAGGAGCGCGTGCTCAACACCTCGGGCATGGCCAAGGAGGCGGGCGGCGTGCTCGACCAGATCGTGACCCATTCCGATTCCATCGCCGACATGGTGCGCGGCATCGCCACCGCGGCGGAGCAGCAGTCGGCCACCTCTGACGAGATCAACACCAGCGTCACCCACATCAATGAACTCTCCCAGGAGATCCTGACCGGCATCCGCGAATCCAACAAGGGCATCCAGGAGGTCTCGGAAATGGCCCAACACCTCTCCGAATTGGTGGCGAAGTTTCGCAACTAG
- a CDS encoding YaiI/YqxD family protein, whose protein sequence is MRIWVDADACPVVIKDVLYKTAMRRGVRLTLVANTPLAVPVSPLIDTVRVGNKFNEADDEIARLAETGDLVVTADIPLADRIVDKGATGLNPRGELYTPDNIKGLLRMRNLMEELRGAGMVAGGPAPIGPRDKQEFTNQLDRFLTRCEKQG, encoded by the coding sequence ATGCGCATCTGGGTTGATGCCGACGCCTGCCCGGTGGTCATCAAGGACGTGCTCTACAAGACCGCCATGCGCCGGGGCGTGCGGCTGACGCTGGTGGCCAACACCCCGCTCGCCGTGCCTGTTTCCCCGCTCATCGACACGGTCCGCGTCGGCAACAAGTTCAACGAGGCGGACGACGAGATCGCGCGGCTGGCCGAAACAGGAGACCTGGTGGTGACCGCCGACATCCCCCTGGCCGACCGCATCGTGGACAAGGGTGCCACCGGCCTGAACCCCAGGGGCGAGCTGTACACCCCGGACAACATCAAGGGACTGCTGCGCATGCGCAACCTCATGGAGGAGCTGCGCGGCGCAGGCATGGTCGCCGGCGGCCCCGCGCCCATCGGCCCGCGCGACAAGCAGGAATTCACCAACCAGCTCGACCGGTTCCTGACCCGTTGCGAGAAGCAGGGCTGA
- a CDS encoding cytochrome c family protein gives MLFSSAWSRGCLLFFVATAIVVIGTATVGRSNSGRYVGSEACADCHEDEFDNFKKFSKKAHSGDSVKVMAGDLAKDELEECFTCHMTGFGKPGGFVSFEATPKMADAGCEVCHGPGYDHVESGGDTDLIVGKLSVADCEHCHNPERVAAFDFKPLLYGGAH, from the coding sequence ATGCTGTTTTCTTCTGCGTGGTCCAGGGGTTGTCTGCTCTTTTTTGTTGCCACGGCGATCGTTGTCATCGGGACGGCCACGGTCGGGCGGTCCAACTCAGGTCGGTATGTCGGATCAGAGGCTTGTGCCGACTGTCACGAGGATGAGTTCGACAACTTCAAGAAATTTTCGAAAAAGGCCCATTCAGGCGACTCGGTCAAGGTCATGGCGGGAGACCTGGCCAAGGACGAGCTGGAGGAATGCTTTACCTGTCACATGACCGGGTTCGGCAAGCCGGGCGGGTTTGTCAGCTTCGAGGCAACGCCCAAGATGGCCGATGCCGGGTGCGAGGTCTGTCACGGGCCGGGTTACGACCATGTCGAGTCCGGGGGTGACACCGACCTGATCGTGGGCAAGCTGAGTGTCGCCGATTGCGAGCATTGCCACAACCCGGAGCGGGTGGCCGCCTTTGACTTCAAGCCGCTGCTCTACGGCGGGGCGCACTAG
- a CDS encoding YwbE family protein — protein MEGTIRKNLAPGMTVDIVLKKDQRTGALTRGTVAALLTKSPTHPHGIKVRLTNGQVGRVKHILVHTPGQAG, from the coding sequence ATGGAAGGCACCATACGCAAGAACCTCGCGCCCGGCATGACCGTGGACATCGTCCTGAAAAAGGACCAGCGCACCGGCGCCCTCACCCGTGGCACCGTCGCCGCGCTCCTGACCAAATCCCCCACCCATCCCCACGGCATCAAGGTCCGCCTGACCAACGGCCAGGTGGGCCGGGTCAAGCACATCCTGGTCCACACTCCCGGACAGGCAGGCTGA
- a CDS encoding Fur family transcriptional regulator, producing the protein MVANMGFRLSKQRKVILEELRKVTSHPTADEVYDMVRKIIPRISLGTVYRNLEFLCTKGLAMKLGAPGAQKRFDGMAEPHPHIRCAICTNVVDVECDVILPQIPSECAAGYDILSTNVEFVGICPQCQAARQ; encoded by the coding sequence ATGGTGGCTAATATGGGTTTTCGGCTGTCCAAGCAGCGCAAGGTGATTCTTGAGGAACTCAGGAAGGTGACGTCACACCCCACGGCGGACGAGGTGTACGACATGGTGCGCAAAATCATTCCGCGCATCAGCCTTGGCACCGTGTACCGCAACCTGGAGTTTTTGTGCACCAAGGGGCTGGCCATGAAGCTTGGCGCTCCCGGCGCGCAGAAGCGGTTCGACGGCATGGCGGAGCCGCACCCGCACATCCGTTGCGCAATTTGCACCAACGTGGTCGATGTAGAATGCGATGTGATCCTGCCGCAGATTCCGAGCGAGTGCGCCGCAGGGTATGATATCCTGAGCACCAACGTGGAGTTTGTGGGCATCTGCCCCCAGTGCCAGGCAGCCCGCCAATAG
- a CDS encoding AIR synthase-related protein: MLCRVVVGLKEGVRDVVGEKVARKIRSELGVEVGDVRIVSVFTLEGLTQLQVDTALERAALHDPVLHEVSLAPLARDFDWILEVGFRPGVTDNEGRTARETLGVVLGLSKVGLESVKVYTSRQYLIRAGLDEAGIRHIAADLLANELIQRFEYKSAAQWAASPGFEARAARVTGQASDEVGTVAISTMTDAELMDFSRANTLALSLRELHDIRAYYADPAVRAAREQVGLTGEPTDAEIEVLAQTWSEHCKHKIFGAKIAYKDRETGRTSHYSSLYKTFIQGSTKALRARNAESGPHGDYCLSVFKDNAGVIAFSETLNVCVKMETHNSPSALDPYGGALTGIVGVNRDPMGTGLGANLLCNTDVFCFASPFHEGGLPPRLLHPRRVFEGVREGVEHGGNKSGIPTVNGSIVFDERYLGKPLVYCGTIGTMPVTVAGRPSHEKQALPGDLIVMSGGRIGADGIHGATFSSEELHEGSPATAVQIGDPITQRKMYDFLMRARDRGLYNAITDNGAGGLSSSVGEMAGDTGGFEMDLARAPLKYDGLRPWEILISEAQERMTMAVPPEKIDEFLALSAEMDVESTVLGTFTDSGKYLVRYGKRMVTCLDMEFLHDGVPQMELDAVWDRPVIATEPVPEVADQGGLLKAMLGRLNICSKEYVVRQYDHEVQGKSAIKPMVGVKADGPSDAGVLRPELESERGLVVSHGICPQYSDLDTYWMMANAIDEAIRNAVAVGGDISYMAGCDNFCWCDPVQSETTPDGHYKLAQLVRANLALAHYCLGFGVPCVSGKDSMKNDYKGGGRKISIPPTVLFSVIGVIPDVNKCVTSDFKAPGDLVYLLGLTRPEFGGSEVAAQLGFSHGSVPQVDLLTAKARYETVFAAIQARLISACHDCSDGGLGVTLAEMCIGGRLGAAIDLAAVPVNGELGSTGLLYAESASRFVVSVPPAHRDAFEGLFAGQWFARIGVVDGSGALTVSHEQRQILCENVHDLASAFKKTLDW; the protein is encoded by the coding sequence ATGCTGTGCCGTGTCGTTGTCGGACTGAAAGAGGGCGTCCGTGACGTGGTGGGCGAGAAAGTCGCCCGCAAGATCAGGAGCGAGCTTGGGGTGGAGGTGGGCGATGTGCGCATCGTCAGCGTCTTCACCCTGGAGGGATTGACCCAGCTGCAAGTGGACACGGCCCTTGAACGGGCTGCTCTGCACGATCCGGTGCTGCACGAGGTCTCCCTGGCCCCCCTGGCGCGCGATTTCGACTGGATTCTCGAAGTGGGCTTTCGGCCCGGCGTCACGGACAACGAGGGGCGCACCGCGCGCGAGACCCTGGGCGTGGTCCTTGGCCTGTCCAAGGTCGGGCTGGAGTCGGTCAAGGTCTACACCTCGCGCCAGTACCTGATCCGGGCCGGGCTCGACGAGGCGGGCATCCGCCACATCGCCGCCGACCTGCTGGCCAACGAGCTGATCCAGCGGTTTGAATACAAGTCCGCCGCCCAGTGGGCCGCTTCGCCCGGATTCGAGGCCCGCGCGGCCAGGGTCACGGGCCAGGCCAGCGACGAGGTGGGCACCGTGGCCATCTCCACCATGACCGATGCAGAATTGATGGATTTCTCCAGGGCCAACACCCTGGCCCTGTCCCTGCGCGAGCTGCACGACATCCGCGCCTATTATGCCGACCCGGCGGTGCGCGCCGCGCGCGAACAGGTGGGTCTGACCGGCGAGCCCACGGACGCCGAGATCGAGGTGCTGGCCCAGACCTGGTCCGAGCACTGCAAGCACAAGATCTTCGGCGCGAAAATCGCCTACAAGGACCGCGAGACGGGCCGGACCTCGCACTATTCGAGCCTGTACAAGACCTTTATCCAGGGGTCCACCAAGGCCTTGCGCGCGCGCAACGCCGAATCCGGCCCCCATGGCGACTACTGTTTGTCGGTGTTCAAGGACAACGCGGGCGTGATCGCCTTTTCCGAGACCCTCAATGTCTGCGTCAAGATGGAGACGCACAACTCGCCCTCGGCGCTCGACCCCTACGGCGGAGCGCTGACCGGCATCGTGGGCGTCAACCGCGACCCCATGGGCACCGGCCTGGGCGCGAACCTGCTGTGCAACACCGATGTCTTCTGCTTTGCCTCGCCCTTTCACGAGGGCGGGCTACCGCCCCGGTTGCTGCACCCGCGCCGCGTGTTCGAGGGCGTGCGCGAGGGCGTGGAGCATGGCGGCAACAAGTCCGGCATCCCCACGGTCAACGGGTCCATTGTTTTTGATGAGCGCTACCTGGGCAAGCCCCTGGTCTACTGCGGCACCATCGGCACCATGCCCGTGACCGTGGCGGGCCGTCCCTCCCACGAGAAGCAGGCCCTGCCCGGCGACCTGATCGTCATGTCCGGTGGGCGCATCGGCGCGGACGGCATCCACGGTGCGACGTTCTCGTCCGAGGAGCTGCACGAGGGCAGCCCGGCCACGGCGGTGCAGATCGGCGACCCCATCACCCAGCGCAAGATGTACGATTTTCTCATGCGCGCCCGCGATCGCGGGCTGTACAACGCCATCACCGACAATGGCGCGGGCGGCCTGTCCTCGTCCGTGGGCGAGATGGCCGGGGACACGGGCGGGTTCGAGATGGACCTGGCCAGGGCACCCCTCAAGTATGATGGGCTGAGGCCCTGGGAAATCCTCATCTCCGAGGCCCAGGAGCGCATGACCATGGCCGTGCCGCCCGAAAAGATCGACGAATTCCTGGCCCTGTCCGCCGAGATGGACGTGGAGTCCACGGTGCTTGGCACCTTCACGGATTCCGGCAAGTACCTGGTCCGCTACGGCAAGCGGATGGTCACCTGCCTGGACATGGAGTTCCTGCACGACGGCGTGCCGCAGATGGAGCTGGACGCGGTCTGGGACCGGCCCGTGATCGCCACCGAGCCGGTGCCCGAGGTCGCGGACCAGGGCGGGTTGCTCAAGGCCATGCTTGGCCGCCTGAACATCTGCTCCAAGGAGTATGTGGTCAGGCAGTATGACCACGAGGTCCAGGGCAAAAGCGCGATCAAGCCCATGGTGGGCGTCAAGGCCGATGGCCCGTCGGACGCGGGCGTGCTGCGGCCCGAGCTTGAAAGCGAGCGCGGGCTGGTGGTCTCCCACGGCATCTGCCCGCAGTATTCCGACCTCGACACCTACTGGATGATGGCCAACGCCATTGACGAGGCCATCCGCAACGCCGTGGCCGTGGGCGGCGATATCAGCTACATGGCCGGGTGCGACAACTTCTGCTGGTGCGATCCTGTCCAGTCCGAAACCACGCCCGACGGCCATTACAAGCTGGCCCAGCTGGTGCGCGCCAACCTCGCCCTGGCCCATTACTGCCTCGGGTTCGGAGTGCCCTGCGTCTCGGGCAAGGACTCCATGAAGAACGATTACAAGGGCGGGGGGCGCAAGATTTCCATCCCGCCCACCGTGCTCTTCTCGGTCATCGGCGTGATTCCGGATGTGAACAAATGCGTCACCTCGGATTTCAAGGCTCCCGGCGATCTGGTCTACCTGCTCGGCCTGACCAGGCCAGAGTTTGGGGGCAGCGAGGTCGCGGCCCAGCTCGGCTTCTCCCATGGGAGCGTGCCGCAGGTGGACCTGCTCACGGCCAAGGCCCGGTATGAGACGGTGTTCGCGGCCATCCAGGCAAGGCTGATCAGCGCCTGCCACGATTGCTCTGACGGCGGTCTGGGCGTGACCCTGGCCGAGATGTGCATCGGTGGTCGCCTGGGCGCGGCCATTGACCTCGCCGCCGTGCCGGTCAATGGCGAGCTTGGCTCCACTGGCCTGCTCTATGCCGAGTCGGCCAGCCGTTTCGTTGTCTCCGTGCCACCGGCCCATCGCGACGCCTTTGAGGGGCTGTTTGCCGGGCAATGGTTCGCCCGCATCGGCGTGGTGGACGGCTCCGGCGCGCTGACTGTCTCCCACGAACAGCGCCAAATCCTGTGTGAGAATGTTCACGATCTGGCGTCCGCTTTCAAGAAGACCCTTGACTGGTAA
- a CDS encoding desulfoferrodoxin: protein MGIKLGEVYKCNVCGNIVMAIHEGKGDLVCCGEDMKLMKENTVDAAVEKHVPVWTRDGDKITVKVGSVAHPMEEKHYIEWIEVMVGDTVMTKLLKPGQAPEAEFCICGLKGDVSVREYCNIHGLWAAKK from the coding sequence ATGGGCATCAAACTCGGTGAAGTCTACAAGTGTAACGTCTGCGGAAACATCGTCATGGCCATCCACGAAGGCAAGGGCGACCTCGTCTGCTGCGGGGAGGACATGAAGCTGATGAAGGAAAACACGGTCGACGCCGCCGTGGAGAAGCATGTGCCGGTCTGGACCAGGGACGGCGACAAGATCACGGTCAAGGTCGGTTCCGTGGCCCATCCCATGGAAGAGAAGCATTACATCGAATGGATCGAGGTCATGGTGGGCGACACCGTGATGACCAAGCTGCTCAAGCCCGGACAGGCCCCGGAGGCCGAGTTCTGCATCTGCGGGCTCAAGGGCGACGTGTCGGTCCGCGAGTACTGCAACATCCACGGTCTCTGGGCTGCCAAGAAATAG